In a single window of the Anomalospiza imberbis isolate Cuckoo-Finch-1a 21T00152 unplaced genomic scaffold, ASM3175350v1 scaffold_113, whole genome shotgun sequence genome:
- the LOC137465823 gene encoding serine/threonine-protein kinase pim-1-like produces the protein MVLERPEHSQDLHHFIRERVVLSEELARDLFRQVLEAVRHCTSCGVLHRDIKPKNILVDLATGQAKLIDFGCGTYLQDTAYTRFAGTRSYSPPEWTQFGWYYGKPATIWSLGILLHQMVCGEHPFRRGWNISCDHELSLPGRLSQGGSSSLATGAIPVLGDSSSS, from the exons atggtgctggaacgcccagagcactctcaggacctgcaccatttcattcgggAACGGGTGGTCCTGTCcgaggagttggcgcgggatctgttccgccaggtgctggaggccgtgcggcactgcaccagctgcggggtcctgcacagggacatcaagcccaagaacatcctggttgacctggccaccgggcaggccaaattgattgactttggctgtggcacctacctgcaggacacagcctacactcgctttgcag gaacacggtcatacagccccccggaatggacccagtttggctggtactacggcaagccagctaccatctggtccctgggcatcctgctgcaccagatggtctgcggggagcaccctttcaggaggggctggaacaTCAGCTGTGACCATGAGCTCTCGCTGCCaggacggctctctcaaggtggatcctcatctctggccacgggggcaataccagtgctgggagacagcagcagctcgtga